In Felis catus isolate Fca126 chromosome C2, F.catus_Fca126_mat1.0, whole genome shotgun sequence, a single window of DNA contains:
- the MB21D2 gene encoding protein MB21D2 isoform X2, whose product MVQKLDQKLPVANEYLLLSGGVREGVVDLDLDELNVYARGTDYDMDFTLLVPALKLHDRNQPVTLDMRHSALCHSWLSLRLFDEGTISKWKDCCTIVDHINGATNYFFSPTKVADWFYDSISIVLSEIQKKPQRGMPKVEKVEKNGTIISIILGVGSSRMLYDIVPVVSFKGWPAVAQSWLMENHFWDGKITEEEVISGFYLVPACSYKGKKDNEWRLSFARSEVQLKKCISSSLMQAYQACKAIIIKLLSRPKAISPYHLRSMMLWACDRLPANYLAQEDYAAHFLLGLIDDLQHCLVNKMCPNYFIPQCNMLEHLSEETVMLHARKLSSVRSDPAEHLRTAIEHVKAANRLTLELQRRGSTTSIPSPQSDGGDPNQPDDRLAKKLQQLVTENPGKSISVFINPDDVTRPHFRIDDKFF is encoded by the coding sequence ATGGTGCAAAAGCTGGACCAAAAACTTCCAGTGGCCAATGAGTACCTGTTGCTCTCCGGGGGAGTCCGGGAAGGCGTGGTGGACCTGGACTTAGATGAGCTGAATGTCTATGCCCGGGGGACAGACTACGACATGGACTTCACTCTTCTGGTGCCAGCCCTTAAGCTGCATGACCGTAATCAGCCTGTGACACTCGACATGCGCCACTCAGCCTTGTGCCACTCTTGGCTGAGCCTCCGGCTCTTTGACGAGGGGACAATCAGTAAGTGGAAAGACTGCTGCACCATCGTGGATCACATCAACGGTGCCACCAACTACTTCTTCTCCCCAACCAAAGTGGCCGACTGGTTCTATGACTCCATCAGCATTGTCCTCTCGGAGATCCAGAAGAAACCCCAGCGAGGGATGCCAAAGGTGGAAAAGGTAGAGAAGAACGGGACCATCATCTCCATCATTCTGGGAGTGGGAAGCAGTCGCATGTTGTATGATATCGTCCCTGTGGTATCTTTCAAGGGCTGGCCAGCAGTGGCCCAGAGCTGGCTCATGGAGAACCACTTTTGGGATGGGAAGATCACTGAGGAAGAGGTCATCAGTGGGTTTTACTTGGTGCCTGCTTGCTCATACAAGGGTAAGAAGGACAATGAATGGCGGCTGTCCTTTGCCAGGAGCGAGGTGCAGCTGAAGAAGTGCATCTCTAGTAGCCTCATGCAGGCCTACCAGGCCTGCAAAGCCATCATCATTAAACTCCTCTCCCGGCCCAAGGCTATCAGCCCCTATCACCTGCGGAGCATGATGCTCTGGGCCTGTGACAGACTTCCTGCCAACTACTTGGCCCAAGAAGACTATGCAGCGCACTTTTTGCTGGGCCTCATCGATGACCTACAACACTGTCTAGTCAACAAGATGTGCCCCAATTATTTCATCCCTCAGTGCAACATGCTGGAGCACCTATCAGAGGAGACCGTCATGCTCCATGCGCGGAAGCTCTCCTCCGTCCGCTCGGACCCGGCGGAGCACTTGCGCACGGCCATCGAGCATGTCAAGGCGGCCAACCGGCTGACGCTGGAGCTCCAGAGGCGGGGCAGCACCACCAGCATCCCCTCCCCGCAGTCCGACGGAGGGGACCCCAACCAGCCTGATGACCGTTTGGCCAAAAAACTGCAACAGCTAGTGACTGAGAACCCGGGGAAATCCATCTCTGTCTTTATAAACCCTGATGATGTCACAAGGCCCCATTTCAGAATTGATGATAAATTTTTCTGA